In a genomic window of Salegentibacter salegens:
- a CDS encoding helix-turn-helix and ligand-binding sensor domain-containing protein gives MKYFKLKILVVLLIGFQSYSLFSQQLTPPIHNYSSTDYKAASQNWDIDVDEEGVIYAANNQGLLSFDGQTWELSPLPNGSIIRSVFVYGDKIFTGSYKEFGYWKKDNTGELYYTSLIPKLGKYAMQSEEFWEILEFNGDIYFRSFGAIYKYDNKAIKPVQNIVSNKMLIYKNKLLLAVRKKGIYFLDDNNELQKLPNQDILNDEVIVDMAIQGENLIIGTREKLFKYNWEGCTLLKDPQLLEELERSELNHVMTSGDYRILLGTVKNGIINYDETSKTYSIFNRNSGLQNNTILGFVEKHGNIWLGLDNGIDRIEIDSPVEFYTDDTGELGAVYDLVFYNDKMFLASNTGVYTFNNNQLEIIEGAEGHTWNLEILNDTLYVNHNTGTYYLLEDKLEPVETSTGSFKISDLPYSRNEYLISSYTGIRNFSRKEDSIYSLDSLNFPVKNIVFENESTLWAAHPYEGLYRVGLKNNFKDTQFIDKINIPDGGNSINTNVFIINNQVAVFNGDQWFKYNSFKDSLFVFEELQAFRKHKMLLKDLDSYWFSHTENNSLKFTNFDDNNIVVAPGNLNNRLVKNYEKILKNGDSLYYIALNDGFARLDLAKFIKNLNNVHISTPTVKGFLDIDGRHSLENYPEVPYKSSRDLNIYTSFPVSEAMGLRYRLRGEDTLSGEVKNGIINLQNLNHGDYQLQLLAVGPQAKIAKKNSFNFSINPPWYLSNIMKLVYMLIILSLVVLVYWYNQLKLRKHQRVLEEKFEKEHQERLNNLEKERLKNQITLKRKELANTTMVAAKKNEMLMEIQNELNKDKSSFPNQFKMKHILNKINRAIKNKDEWQVFETNFNELHQDFFKDILDSYPHLTSKDLKLCSYLKMNLTSKEIAPLMGISVRGVEVHRYRLRKKMDLDKKENLTNFLIKNF, from the coding sequence TAAAGCCGCCAGCCAGAACTGGGATATTGATGTAGATGAAGAAGGGGTGATTTACGCTGCAAATAATCAGGGCTTACTAAGTTTTGATGGACAGACCTGGGAATTATCTCCTTTGCCAAACGGCAGTATTATTCGTTCAGTTTTTGTTTATGGGGACAAAATCTTCACAGGATCTTATAAGGAATTTGGATATTGGAAGAAGGATAATACTGGAGAATTGTATTATACCTCTCTTATTCCAAAACTGGGAAAATATGCAATGCAAAGCGAAGAGTTTTGGGAAATTCTCGAATTCAACGGAGATATTTATTTTAGATCTTTTGGTGCCATTTACAAGTACGATAATAAAGCCATCAAACCCGTTCAAAATATTGTAAGTAATAAAATGTTGATTTATAAAAACAAACTTTTGTTGGCCGTGCGAAAGAAAGGTATCTATTTTTTGGATGATAATAATGAATTACAAAAACTTCCAAATCAGGATATTTTAAATGATGAAGTTATTGTAGATATGGCCATACAGGGAGAAAACCTCATTATTGGTACCCGGGAGAAGCTTTTTAAGTATAACTGGGAAGGCTGTACACTGCTTAAGGATCCTCAGTTATTAGAGGAATTAGAACGTTCTGAACTTAACCATGTAATGACTTCAGGTGACTATAGAATACTTCTGGGTACAGTTAAGAATGGAATTATAAACTACGATGAAACCAGCAAAACTTATTCTATTTTTAATCGAAATAGCGGACTTCAGAATAATACTATCCTGGGTTTTGTTGAGAAACACGGTAATATCTGGTTAGGACTGGATAACGGAATAGACCGTATTGAAATTGATTCACCTGTAGAGTTTTACACCGATGATACCGGCGAATTAGGAGCTGTTTATGATCTGGTTTTTTATAATGATAAAATGTTCCTGGCCAGTAATACCGGGGTTTATACTTTTAATAATAATCAGCTAGAAATTATTGAAGGGGCCGAAGGGCATACCTGGAACCTTGAAATCTTAAACGATACCTTATACGTAAATCACAACACAGGAACTTACTACCTGCTTGAGGATAAGTTAGAACCAGTGGAAACCTCTACCGGAAGTTTTAAAATTAGTGATTTACCCTACAGCAGGAATGAATATCTAATTAGCAGCTATACCGGAATTCGCAATTTTAGTAGAAAGGAAGATAGTATTTATAGCCTTGACAGTTTAAATTTTCCAGTTAAAAACATCGTTTTTGAAAATGAAAGCACCCTTTGGGCAGCTCACCCGTATGAAGGGCTCTACAGGGTAGGTTTAAAAAATAATTTTAAGGATACTCAGTTTATTGATAAAATCAATATTCCAGATGGCGGAAACAGTATTAATACAAATGTTTTTATAATTAACAATCAGGTAGCTGTTTTTAATGGAGACCAATGGTTTAAATACAACTCGTTCAAAGACTCATTATTTGTTTTTGAAGAGTTGCAGGCTTTTAGAAAGCATAAAATGTTACTCAAAGATTTAGATTCCTATTGGTTTAGCCATACCGAAAACAATTCCCTTAAGTTTACCAATTTTGACGATAATAATATCGTAGTTGCGCCCGGTAATTTGAATAACCGACTGGTAAAGAATTACGAAAAGATTTTAAAAAATGGCGATTCGCTCTACTATATTGCTTTAAACGATGGTTTTGCGAGGTTAGACCTGGCAAAATTTATAAAGAATTTGAACAATGTTCACATTAGTACGCCCACGGTAAAAGGTTTTTTAGATATTGATGGGCGTCATTCTCTTGAAAATTATCCAGAGGTTCCTTATAAAAGTTCAAGAGATTTAAATATTTACACTTCTTTTCCGGTTTCTGAAGCTATGGGTTTACGGTATCGCTTAAGAGGTGAAGATACTTTAAGCGGTGAGGTTAAGAATGGAATTATAAATCTTCAGAATCTTAACCATGGAGATTATCAGCTACAACTCCTGGCTGTAGGGCCACAAGCTAAAATTGCAAAAAAGAACAGTTTTAATTTTAGTATTAATCCTCCCTGGTACTTGTCTAACATAATGAAACTGGTTTATATGCTTATCATTTTGTCGCTGGTGGTCTTAGTTTATTGGTATAATCAACTAAAACTAAGGAAACACCAACGTGTGTTGGAGGAGAAGTTTGAAAAGGAACACCAGGAACGACTTAATAATCTTGAAAAGGAACGATTAAAAAACCAAATTACTTTAAAAAGAAAAGAGTTGGCTAATACCACCATGGTAGCTGCAAAGAAGAATGAAATGCTAATGGAAATTCAAAATGAATTGAATAAGGATAAAAGTAGTTTCCCCAATCAATTTAAAATGAAACATATTTTAAATAAAATAAACCGGGCTATTAAAAACAAGGATGAATGGCAGGTTTTTGAAACCAACTTTAATGAATTGCACCAGGATTTCTTTAAAGATATCCTAGATAGTTACCCTCACCTTACCAGCAAAGATTTAAAGCTGTGCTCTTATCTAAAAATGAATCTTACCTCAAAAGAAATTGCTCCATTAATGGGTATTTCGGTACGTGGGGTAGAAGTACATCGTTATCGCCTTCGGAAGAAAATGGATTTGGATAAAAAGGAGAATCTAACAAATTTTCTTATAAAAAATTTCTAA